In Halapricum desulfuricans, a single window of DNA contains:
- a CDS encoding DUF7124 domain-containing protein: MSASDDETGRVTLAFSLAAVERLENPTAAFEDAQTWSRAVGLIDDDTDRIERLVEQHDLRQDFDLQGRDRWLTLDEVRETTSTPRHVYVGASDDDMRVSTMFDWEYVRVTEAAEKADWAVAEPSESGVLARLLSAVRSLFR, encoded by the coding sequence ATGAGCGCAAGCGACGACGAGACGGGGCGGGTGACACTCGCGTTCTCGCTGGCGGCCGTCGAACGACTCGAGAACCCGACAGCGGCGTTCGAGGACGCACAGACCTGGAGCCGGGCGGTCGGCCTAATCGACGACGACACCGACCGGATCGAGCGGCTCGTCGAGCAACACGACCTCCGACAGGACTTCGACCTGCAGGGCCGAGACAGATGGCTCACTCTGGACGAGGTCCGCGAGACGACCTCAACGCCGCGACACGTCTACGTCGGGGCGAGCGACGACGACATGCGCGTCTCGACGATGTTCGACTGGGAGTACGTCCGCGTCACCGAGGCCGCCGAGAAGGCCGACTGGGCGGTCGCCGAACCCTCCGAGTCGGGTGTCCTCGCCCGACTTCTGTCGGCCGTCCGGAGTCTGTTCAGGTGA
- the hisG gene encoding ATP phosphoribosyltransferase produces the protein MRIAVPNKGRLHEPSVELLERAGLHVVDGADRKLHAETVDPDVTILFARAADIPEYVSDGAADVGITGLDQVAEARRENLVELLDLEFGSCKLVLAAPEDGDIATVGDLDGGRVATEFPNVTREFLDEQGVDAEITEVSGATELTPHVDIADAIVDITSTGTTLRMNRLSVVADVLESSVRLFAREDTRDHEKVRQVETALGSVLAADGKRYLMMNTPADALDEVKEVLPGMGGPTVMDIAGSDDVAVHAVVDDSEVFETINALKDVGASDVLVTEIERLVE, from the coding sequence ATGCGCATCGCCGTGCCCAACAAGGGCCGTCTCCACGAGCCGAGCGTCGAGTTGCTCGAACGCGCCGGACTGCACGTCGTCGACGGTGCCGACCGAAAACTCCACGCCGAGACGGTCGATCCCGATGTGACGATCCTGTTCGCCCGAGCCGCCGACATCCCCGAGTACGTCTCCGACGGGGCTGCCGACGTCGGCATCACCGGCCTCGATCAGGTCGCCGAGGCCCGGCGGGAGAACCTCGTCGAACTGCTCGATCTCGAGTTCGGGAGCTGTAAGCTCGTCCTCGCCGCGCCCGAAGACGGCGACATCGCTACCGTTGGCGACCTCGACGGCGGGCGGGTCGCGACCGAGTTCCCCAACGTGACCCGGGAGTTCCTCGACGAGCAGGGGGTCGACGCCGAGATTACCGAGGTCTCGGGCGCGACCGAGCTCACCCCGCACGTCGACATCGCCGACGCGATCGTCGATATCACCTCGACCGGGACGACCCTGCGGATGAACCGCCTGTCGGTCGTCGCGGACGTGCTCGAGTCGTCCGTCCGACTGTTCGCCCGCGAGGACACCCGCGACCACGAGAAAGTCCGGCAGGTCGAGACGGCGCTGGGATCGGTTCTCGCTGCCGATGGGAAACGCTATCTCATGATGAATACTCCGGCCGACGCCCTCGACGAGGTCAAAGAGGTGCTTCCCGGCATGGGCGGGCCGACAGTGATGGACATCGCGGGCAGTGACGACGTCGCGGTCCACGCGGTCGTCGACGACAGCGAGGTCTTCGAGACGATCAACGCGCTGAAAGACGTCGGTGCGAGCGACGTTCTCGTGACCGAAATCGAGCGTCTCGTCGAGTGA
- a CDS encoding chemotaxis protein CheC: MSLQVDVRKLDLFNKMAKEGSETVADHLSQLAGIDAGIEVSKINFLDIEDVKTHLGSQKQVGIFVELVDPPHGYVLFLLEPRDSKQLVGQMVGGMGGDEPADGLFTDMERSAMQEIGNIMTSGYIDGWANVLDTTIDISTPSFAYGPASDIVDEMGGWPQEDIAFVVDSDIVAESTDVELTAYTFPRLRELVDLIQDIDLDTDVQTDTTASTDIVE, from the coding sequence ATGAGCCTCCAGGTCGACGTTCGAAAGCTGGATCTGTTCAACAAGATGGCGAAGGAGGGCTCGGAGACGGTCGCCGATCACCTGAGTCAGCTGGCCGGGATCGACGCCGGGATCGAGGTCTCGAAGATCAACTTTCTGGACATCGAGGACGTCAAGACTCACCTCGGCTCGCAAAAACAGGTCGGGATCTTCGTCGAACTGGTCGATCCGCCACACGGGTACGTGCTCTTTCTGCTGGAACCGCGCGACAGCAAGCAACTGGTCGGACAGATGGTCGGCGGCATGGGCGGCGACGAGCCTGCGGATGGCCTGTTCACCGACATGGAGCGGTCGGCCATGCAGGAGATCGGCAACATCATGACCTCCGGCTACATCGACGGCTGGGCGAACGTCCTCGACACGACGATCGACATCTCGACGCCGTCGTTCGCGTACGGGCCCGCCAGCGACATCGTCGACGAGATGGGCGGCTGGCCACAGGAGGATATCGCCTTCGTCGTCGACTCCGACATCGTCGCCGAATCGACGGACGTGGAACTCACCGCCTACACGTTCCCCCGACTGCGGGAACTGGTCGATCTCATCCAAGATATCGATCTCGACACCGACGTCCAGACGGATACGACTGCATCGACGGACATCGTCGAGTGA
- a CDS encoding helix-turn-helix transcriptional regulator, whose amino-acid sequence MESVLEEVEFLARSENRVAVLTALADQRRTRRELEADTDASQATLGRILGDFQERSWVRKDGSEYIATATGKLVARGLTDLLEILETECELRGLVRYLPTHAMDFDLRHLADATITTPTQTRPNAPVKRLLDLVGAAGEVRAFSHAFNEQNLTVVERRASAGELSFAGVLSRSAIEALADDPELRDRLRSLLDAPDTEIHVREEGIPLAVTITDDTVHMLLRDETGVLRASIDTDDEAVRSWASDTFDHYWRTATTLTPDDLDQ is encoded by the coding sequence ATGGAATCGGTGCTGGAGGAGGTCGAGTTCCTCGCGCGCTCGGAGAACCGCGTGGCAGTGCTGACCGCGCTGGCCGACCAGCGCCGGACGCGGCGCGAACTCGAAGCCGATACCGACGCCTCCCAGGCGACGCTCGGGCGGATCCTCGGCGACTTTCAGGAGCGGTCGTGGGTCCGCAAGGACGGCAGCGAGTACATCGCGACCGCGACCGGCAAACTCGTCGCTCGCGGGCTGACCGACCTCCTCGAGATCCTCGAAACGGAATGTGAACTCCGGGGGCTGGTGCGGTATCTCCCGACGCACGCGATGGACTTCGACTTGCGTCATCTCGCGGACGCGACGATCACGACGCCAACCCAGACCCGTCCGAACGCGCCCGTCAAGCGCCTGCTCGACCTGGTCGGCGCGGCAGGCGAGGTGCGAGCTTTCTCGCATGCGTTCAACGAACAGAACCTGACGGTCGTCGAGCGGCGAGCGAGCGCCGGCGAGCTGTCGTTTGCCGGCGTGCTTTCACGGAGCGCGATCGAAGCGCTGGCTGACGATCCCGAACTCCGCGATCGGCTTCGCTCGCTGCTGGACGCGCCGGACACCGAAATTCACGTCCGGGAAGAGGGAATCCCGCTCGCAGTAACGATCACCGACGACACCGTCCACATGCTGTTGCGCGACGAGACCGGCGTCCTGCGGGCGTCGATCGACACCGACGACGAGGCCGTCCGCTCGTGGGCGAGTGACACGTTCGATCACTACTGGCGGACCGCCACGACGCTGACGCCTGACGACCTCGACCAGTGA
- a CDS encoding HalOD1 output domain-containing protein translates to MRNTQEFYYEPDETEQLSTAVVTAVAQAHDEDVLEQEWLISDDINTDALDGLFQERNLDMTIQFEADGTTATIIADRDGNPRIKIESHR, encoded by the coding sequence ATGAGGAACACCCAAGAGTTCTACTACGAGCCCGACGAGACCGAACAGCTCAGCACAGCCGTCGTCACGGCGGTCGCTCAAGCGCACGATGAGGATGTGCTTGAACAAGAATGGCTCATCAGTGACGACATCAACACGGACGCCCTCGATGGCCTCTTTCAGGAACGGAATCTCGATATGACCATCCAGTTCGAGGCCGACGGGACGACCGCGACGATCATCGCCGACAGAGATGGAAACCCCCGCATCAAAATCGAATCACACCGCTAA